The following proteins are encoded in a genomic region of Pseudomonas saponiphila:
- a CDS encoding aldo/keto reductase has protein sequence MRYRPLGKTGQFVSELCLGTMTFSGGQGFWRTVGTVDQRGATALVARALEAGVNFFDSADVYSEGQSEVLLGQALREVDVRREDVIIATKVFGRTGPGPNSAGLSRGHIMDQVGLSLKRLGTEHIDLYQIHGFDSQTPIEVTLRALDDCVSRGMIRTLGCSNLAAWQIMKALGISERRGFARFETVQAYYNLASRDLEREIVPLCEDQGLGIMIWSPLAGGLLSGKFTRNGHLPEGARRSTFDFPPADGERVFDLVEAMAPIAKAHNDSIAAIALAWLLQRNAVMSVIIGAKSLDQLEDNLHATQVRLSPEDIARLDAISAPEIEYPGWMIEYQAKERSPLQD, from the coding sequence ATGCGCTATAGACCCTTGGGCAAGACCGGACAGTTCGTTTCCGAGCTGTGTCTGGGCACCATGACCTTCAGCGGCGGCCAGGGCTTCTGGCGCACCGTGGGCACGGTTGACCAGCGCGGCGCGACCGCGCTGGTGGCCCGCGCCCTCGAGGCCGGCGTCAACTTCTTCGACAGCGCCGACGTCTATTCCGAAGGACAGTCCGAGGTCCTGCTGGGGCAGGCCTTGCGCGAAGTCGATGTACGCCGCGAAGACGTGATCATCGCCACCAAGGTATTCGGCAGGACCGGCCCGGGCCCCAACTCGGCGGGGCTCTCACGGGGCCATATCATGGATCAGGTGGGCCTGAGCCTGAAGCGCCTGGGTACGGAACACATCGACCTGTACCAGATCCACGGCTTCGACTCCCAAACGCCCATTGAAGTGACACTGCGCGCCCTCGACGACTGCGTGTCGCGGGGCATGATCCGCACCCTTGGCTGCTCGAACCTGGCCGCATGGCAGATCATGAAAGCCCTGGGCATCAGCGAGCGACGAGGCTTTGCCCGCTTCGAAACGGTACAGGCCTACTACAACCTGGCCAGCCGCGACCTGGAGCGCGAAATAGTCCCGCTCTGTGAAGATCAGGGTCTGGGCATCATGATCTGGAGTCCCCTGGCCGGCGGCCTGCTGTCTGGCAAATTCACCCGCAACGGCCATCTCCCCGAAGGTGCGCGGCGCTCGACCTTCGACTTTCCGCCCGCAGACGGGGAACGGGTCTTTGACCTGGTCGAGGCCATGGCGCCCATCGCCAAGGCCCACAACGACTCCATCGCCGCTATCGCCCTGGCCTGGCTGCTGCAGCGCAACGCTGTGATGAGCGTGATCATCGGCGCCAAGAGCCTTGATCAGCTAGAGGACAACCTGCACGCCACGCAAGTGCGCCTGAGTCCCGAGGATATCGCCAGACTGGACGCCATCAGCGCCCCCGAGATCGAATACCCGGGATGGATGATCGAGTACCAGGCCAAGGAGCGCTCGCCACTACAGGATTGA